In Sphingopyxis sp. CCNWLW2, a single window of DNA contains:
- the uvrB gene encoding excinuclease ABC subunit UvrB: MAIQIRTSLDEIDTAEGYVPHRPARPDKVEGGKRFELVSDYEPAGDQPTAIKELVSTALDGERDQVLLGVTGSGKTFTMAKVIDELQRPALILAPNKILAAQLYGEFKSFFPNNAVEYFVSYYDYYQPEAYVPRSDTYIEKESSVNEAIDRMRHSATRALLERDDVIIVASVSCLYGIGSVETYSAMIFDLKKGQVADNREIIRKLVALQYKRNDQAFARGNFRVRGDSLEIFPSHYEDMAWRVSFFGDEIEEITEFDPLTGKKIATLNYVRVFANSHYVTPGPTLKQASEAIRHELTERLKELETEGRLLEAQRLEQRTNFDLEMIAATGSCAGIENYSRFLTGRLPGEPPPTLFEYLPDNALLFVDESHQTIPQIGAMSKGDHRRKITLAEYGFRLPSCIDNRPLRFAEWDMMRPQTVSVSATPGTWEMDRTQGVFAEQVIRPTGLIDPPVEIKPVEEQVDDLIVEAKKTAAAGYRTLVTTLTKRMAEDLTEFLHEAGLKVRYMHSDVETLERIEIIRDLRLGVFDVLIGINLLREGLDIPECGLVAILDADKEGFLRSETSLVQTIGRAARNVDGRVILYADRITGSMERAMRETDRRREKQEAYNAEHGITPTTIKRNIGDIIAHVASKDQVTIDIGEDKPAHMVGHNLRAYIQDLEKKMRDAAADLEFEEAGRLRDEIRKLEADELGLPVDQQVAPRVGRSNEGKPGTRKGRFGKQSKTKWGR, from the coding sequence ATGGCAATTCAGATTCGTACATCGCTCGATGAAATCGACACGGCGGAGGGCTATGTCCCGCATCGCCCGGCGCGCCCCGACAAGGTCGAAGGCGGCAAGCGATTCGAGCTAGTTAGCGACTATGAGCCCGCGGGCGACCAGCCAACCGCGATCAAGGAACTCGTCTCCACCGCGCTCGACGGCGAGCGCGATCAGGTGCTGCTCGGCGTCACGGGGTCGGGCAAGACCTTCACGATGGCGAAAGTCATCGACGAATTGCAGCGTCCCGCCCTCATCCTCGCACCGAACAAGATCCTCGCGGCGCAGCTTTATGGCGAGTTCAAGAGCTTCTTTCCGAACAATGCGGTCGAATATTTCGTCAGCTATTACGACTATTACCAGCCCGAGGCCTATGTGCCGCGGTCGGACACCTACATCGAGAAAGAGTCGAGCGTAAACGAGGCGATCGACCGCATGCGCCACTCGGCGACGCGCGCGCTGCTCGAACGCGACGATGTGATCATCGTCGCGTCGGTATCGTGCCTCTACGGCATCGGCTCGGTCGAAACTTACTCCGCGATGATCTTCGACCTCAAAAAGGGCCAGGTCGCCGACAATCGCGAGATCATCCGCAAGCTCGTCGCGCTCCAGTACAAGCGCAACGACCAGGCCTTCGCGCGCGGCAATTTCCGCGTACGCGGCGACAGCCTCGAAATCTTCCCGTCGCACTATGAGGACATGGCGTGGCGCGTCAGCTTCTTCGGCGACGAGATCGAGGAGATCACCGAGTTCGACCCGCTGACGGGCAAGAAGATCGCGACCCTCAACTATGTCCGCGTCTTCGCCAACTCGCACTATGTGACCCCGGGGCCGACGTTGAAGCAGGCGAGCGAGGCGATCCGGCACGAGCTGACCGAGCGGCTTAAGGAACTCGAGACCGAAGGGCGCCTGCTCGAGGCGCAGCGGCTCGAGCAGCGCACCAATTTCGACCTCGAGATGATCGCCGCGACGGGAAGCTGCGCCGGGATCGAGAATTACAGCCGCTTCCTCACCGGCCGCCTGCCCGGCGAGCCGCCGCCGACCCTGTTCGAATATCTTCCCGACAACGCATTGCTCTTCGTCGACGAGAGCCACCAGACGATCCCGCAGATCGGCGCGATGTCGAAGGGCGATCACCGCCGCAAGATCACCCTCGCCGAATATGGCTTCCGCCTGCCGAGTTGCATCGACAACCGCCCGCTGCGCTTCGCCGAATGGGACATGATGCGCCCGCAGACGGTCAGCGTGTCGGCGACTCCGGGCACGTGGGAAATGGACCGTACGCAGGGCGTCTTCGCCGAACAGGTGATCCGCCCCACCGGCCTGATCGACCCGCCGGTCGAGATCAAGCCGGTCGAGGAACAGGTCGACGACCTGATCGTCGAGGCGAAGAAGACCGCCGCCGCGGGCTATCGCACCCTCGTCACGACGCTGACCAAGCGCATGGCCGAAGACCTCACCGAATTCCTCCACGAAGCGGGGCTGAAGGTCCGCTACATGCACTCCGACGTCGAGACGCTCGAGCGCATCGAGATCATCCGCGACCTCCGCCTTGGGGTGTTCGACGTGCTCATCGGCATCAACCTGCTGCGCGAAGGGCTCGATATTCCCGAATGCGGGCTCGTCGCGATCCTCGACGCCGACAAGGAGGGTTTCCTGCGCAGCGAGACCAGCCTCGTCCAGACGATCGGCCGCGCCGCGCGCAACGTCGACGGCCGCGTCATCCTCTACGCCGACCGCATCACCGGCAGCATGGAACGCGCGATGCGCGAAACCGACCGCCGCCGCGAAAAGCAGGAAGCCTATAACGCCGAGCACGGCATCACCCCGACGACGATCAAGCGCAACATCGGCGACATCATCGCCCACGTCGCGTCGAAGGATCAGGTCACGATCGACATCGGCGAGGACAAGCCCGCGCACATGGTCGGGCATAACCTCCGCGCCTATATCCAGGACCTGGAAAAGAAGATGCGCGACGCCGCCGCCGACCTCGAGTTCGAGGAAGCCGGGCGGCTCCGCGACGAGATCCGTAAACTGGAGGCCGACGAACTTGGCCTGCCCGTCGATCAACAAGTCGCGCCGCGCGTCGGGCGCTCGAACGAGGGTAAGCCGGGGACGCGCAAGGGGCGGTTCGGGAAGCAGAGCAAGACGAAGTGGGGGCGGTGA
- a CDS encoding S10 family peptidase has translation MKTGLSLIALALAATTPAALYAQDKPADEKAKAEKSVDYEPQVRTTKLSGTFGGQRINYAATIGETIIKNKDGVPEVAVVTTSYVKEPRDPSRPITFLFNGGPGSGTVWLMMGAFGPKRVAIPGTGVDDGAPPYPIVDNPDALLDVTDVVFIDPPGTGFSHLIGKADPKDYYGVTQDAKLVAEVIRRWLNDNGRWNSPKYLGGESYGTTRSAAVANQLMNETYNDVALNGIILISTVLDFAAGADTPGNELSPITNLPSMAVTALYHGKATAASPEAFAEEARQWAIGPYATALLKGQKLQGEERAAIRRELSRFTGLSETYLESADLRVTPNRFYKELLRDRGLTVGRLDSRYTGKDYDSAGEGPDNDPSFYGIDASYTAAINSWSRDGLGFKTDREYQSIGRIGGQWDWRIGDRDSNSYLNVAPYIGQALRENSGLKVLVAQGYYDFATPFFAAEYALSRTGIPQDRISYTYYGAGHMMYIRDEDRHKLSADIRAFIRAR, from the coding sequence ATGAAAACAGGTCTGTCGCTTATCGCCCTGGCGCTTGCCGCCACCACGCCTGCCGCGCTTTACGCGCAGGACAAGCCCGCTGACGAGAAGGCGAAAGCCGAGAAATCCGTCGATTATGAGCCGCAAGTCCGCACGACAAAGCTGTCGGGCACCTTCGGCGGCCAGCGGATCAACTATGCCGCGACGATCGGCGAGACGATCATCAAGAACAAGGATGGCGTTCCCGAAGTCGCGGTCGTCACCACCTCCTACGTCAAGGAGCCGCGTGATCCGAGCCGGCCGATCACCTTCCTGTTCAACGGCGGCCCCGGATCGGGCACCGTCTGGCTGATGATGGGGGCGTTCGGGCCGAAGCGTGTCGCGATCCCCGGCACCGGCGTCGACGACGGCGCGCCGCCCTATCCGATCGTCGACAATCCCGATGCGCTGCTCGATGTGACCGATGTGGTCTTCATCGATCCGCCGGGCACGGGTTTCTCGCACCTGATCGGCAAGGCCGACCCCAAGGATTATTACGGCGTCACGCAGGACGCGAAGCTCGTCGCCGAGGTGATCCGCCGCTGGCTCAACGACAACGGCCGCTGGAACAGCCCGAAATATCTCGGCGGCGAGAGCTATGGCACGACGCGTTCGGCCGCGGTCGCGAACCAGCTGATGAACGAGACGTACAACGACGTCGCGCTGAACGGCATCATCCTGATTTCGACCGTGCTCGATTTCGCGGCGGGCGCGGACACACCGGGCAACGAGCTGTCGCCGATCACCAATCTGCCGTCGATGGCGGTCACCGCGCTCTATCATGGCAAGGCGACCGCCGCGTCGCCCGAAGCCTTTGCCGAGGAAGCGCGGCAATGGGCGATCGGCCCGTATGCGACCGCCCTCCTCAAGGGCCAGAAATTGCAGGGTGAGGAGCGCGCCGCGATCCGCCGCGAGCTGTCGCGCTTCACCGGGCTATCGGAAACCTATCTCGAAAGCGCCGACCTCCGCGTCACGCCGAACCGTTTCTACAAGGAACTGCTCCGCGACCGTGGGCTCACCGTCGGCCGCCTCGACAGCCGCTACACCGGCAAGGATTATGACAGCGCGGGCGAAGGCCCCGACAACGACCCGAGCTTCTATGGCATCGACGCGAGCTATACCGCCGCGATCAACAGCTGGAGCCGCGACGGGCTGGGGTTCAAGACCGACCGCGAATATCAGTCGATCGGCCGCATCGGCGGGCAATGGGACTGGCGTATCGGCGATCGCGACAGCAATAGCTATCTGAATGTCGCACCCTATATCGGCCAGGCGCTACGCGAAAATTCGGGGCTGAAGGTGCTCGTCGCGCAGGGCTATTATGATTTCGCGACGCCCTTTTTCGCTGCCGAATATGCGCTGTCACGCACCGGCATCCCACAGGATCGCATCAGCTACACCTATTATGGCGCGGGCCACATGATGTATATTCGCGACGAGGACCGGCACAAATTATCGGCCGATATCCGCGCCTTCATCCGCGCGCGATAG
- a CDS encoding TetR/AcrR family transcriptional regulator, which translates to MNAADTRQRILMTAMELFWEKGYLSTSVADILSRSQVHSGSLYHFFPGKQDVLVGVLELYRDGIDEMLLAPNWEGVDDPIDKIFALLAGYRTHLIVTDCTYGCPIGSLALEIHEPDPVVRDLMAANFSNWSTAIAGCFDAAADRLPKDVDRKALGEFVLTVMEGAVMQARTYRDIGYFDRNIAVLRDYITTLMATAKDDSFA; encoded by the coding sequence TTGAACGCCGCCGACACCCGCCAGCGCATCCTGATGACCGCGATGGAGCTGTTCTGGGAGAAGGGCTATCTCTCGACCTCGGTCGCCGACATCCTCTCGCGCAGCCAGGTCCATTCGGGCAGCCTCTATCATTTCTTTCCGGGCAAGCAGGATGTGCTCGTCGGGGTGCTCGAACTCTATCGCGACGGGATCGACGAGATGCTGCTCGCGCCGAACTGGGAGGGGGTCGACGATCCGATCGACAAGATATTCGCGCTGCTCGCAGGCTATCGCACGCACCTGATCGTCACCGATTGCACCTATGGTTGCCCGATCGGCAGCCTCGCGCTCGAAATCCATGAGCCCGACCCGGTGGTGCGCGATTTGATGGCGGCGAACTTCAGCAATTGGTCGACCGCGATCGCGGGTTGCTTCGATGCCGCCGCCGACCGGCTGCCGAAGGACGTCGACCGCAAGGCGCTCGGCGAATTCGTGCTGACGGTGATGGAGGGCGCGGTGATGCAGGCACGCACTTACCGCGACATCGGCTATTTCGACCGCAACATTGCTGTATTGCGTGACTATATCACCACGTTGATGGCGACGGCAAAGGATGATAGCTTCGCCTGA
- a CDS encoding DUF4287 domain-containing protein yields MADEFEKMGESLRAKTGKALDEWVAAARATGISGHMALVNHLKSEHGLGHGYANMIVHAANESSSLSQDGDALVAAAFDGARAHWRPLYDRLILLVKGFGDDVELAPKKGYVSLRRKKQFALLQPSTKDRFDIGLALKGDEPAGKLEAAGSWNAMVSHRVRIAAGENAGDDVAGWLRAAYDRAG; encoded by the coding sequence ATGGCCGACGAATTCGAGAAGATGGGCGAAAGCCTCCGGGCCAAGACCGGCAAGGCGCTCGATGAATGGGTCGCCGCGGCGCGCGCGACCGGCATTTCCGGGCACATGGCGCTGGTGAACCACCTGAAATCGGAACATGGGCTCGGCCACGGCTATGCCAATATGATCGTGCATGCCGCCAACGAATCATCTTCGCTGTCGCAAGATGGCGATGCCTTGGTCGCGGCGGCGTTCGACGGCGCCAGGGCGCATTGGCGGCCGCTCTATGACCGGCTGATCCTGTTGGTGAAGGGCTTCGGCGACGACGTCGAACTGGCGCCGAAGAAAGGCTATGTCAGTCTGCGCCGCAAGAAGCAGTTCGCGCTGCTCCAGCCGTCGACCAAGGACCGCTTCGACATCGGCCTTGCGCTGAAGGGCGATGAGCCCGCAGGCAAGCTCGAAGCCGCGGGGAGCTGGAATGCGATGGTCTCGCACCGCGTGCGCATCGCCGCAGGTGAAAACGCAGGCGACGATGTGGCGGGCTGGCTCCGCGCCGCCTATGATCGCGCCGGATAG
- a CDS encoding NRDE family protein: MASGWRAPICTGMCVVALAHKAHPDWPLILIGNRDEFHARPAAPLAEWDDGSGIVAGRDLQAGGTWLGLHRPSGRIVVVTNVRGALPDPAKESRGALVVDLLRGHGRFAQPAEADLDSFNAFNLFAIDGTPRLLTNRPQPLVASLGTGVHALANEPVDRPCDRAERLRTALMATMEQVGDPVALLDLLAADDEPALFLRGPVYGTRCSSVVALDNNGTCVIAERSFDKSGTVTGQISFRIDALKTAD, translated from the coding sequence TTGGCAAGCGGTTGGCGAGCCCCGATATGCACTGGCATGTGTGTCGTTGCCCTTGCTCACAAAGCCCATCCCGACTGGCCCCTCATCCTCATCGGCAATCGCGACGAGTTTCACGCGCGTCCTGCTGCACCACTCGCCGAATGGGATGACGGCAGCGGCATCGTCGCCGGCCGCGACCTGCAAGCCGGGGGAACCTGGCTCGGCTTGCATCGGCCCAGCGGACGCATCGTCGTGGTGACCAATGTCCGCGGTGCCTTGCCCGATCCCGCAAAGGAATCGCGCGGCGCGCTGGTGGTCGACCTGCTGCGCGGCCACGGGCGCTTCGCTCAACCGGCAGAGGCCGATCTCGATAGCTTCAACGCATTTAATCTGTTCGCGATCGATGGAACGCCGCGCCTGTTGACAAACCGGCCACAGCCCCTTGTCGCATCGCTGGGGACGGGCGTCCACGCGCTTGCCAACGAACCGGTGGACCGGCCGTGCGATCGTGCGGAACGGCTGCGCACCGCTCTCATGGCGACCATGGAGCAGGTAGGCGATCCGGTCGCACTACTCGATCTGCTTGCGGCCGACGACGAGCCCGCGCTGTTCCTGCGCGGCCCAGTCTATGGCACACGGTGCAGCAGCGTCGTCGCGCTGGACAACAACGGGACCTGTGTAATCGCCGAACGGTCCTTCGACAAGAGCGGCACAGTAACGGGACAGATATCTTTCAGAATTGACGCATTAAAAACAGCCGATTAG
- a CDS encoding PQQ-dependent sugar dehydrogenase: protein MGKKFHAAALSVLSGILLSSCGDGGGDPPVVIPPNQPPTLTSATSVSTVENATLAFQATATDPDGNTLTFSIGGTDATRFSITASGLLNFLSAPDFDNPADENGDNIYLIQISVSDGRTSVSQPLAVTVTNSREGIVVNRIFAGLEQTVTMSAIPGDSRLFVAEGDGSIYYFDPAARTRTLYTRVISKSGFRSAGLLNMAASPDYANDGLLYVSLQTPTETSVYALDRAKADPGSASNSIEVATFPQQVLPITQAGWLGFAPNGDLYYGRGAARYTNNDEGAHADDTYRGKLIRIRRNASPGAPSQYSYDLAAKGLFGPASGTFVGNTLLIGDTGLKVTGEIDRFDINGPVVSFGYPYREGNTAVFPPEPAGLIAPVLEIAFGAGLKQSGGIILGPVYNGPITSLRGQLIFADAQLLNGNSMGSIWTIDASQLLGATTTLPSAAYSLRKADFTPNSGGMSAVRSFAATADGKLFILDRGGSIYEVVAGS, encoded by the coding sequence ATGGGGAAAAAATTCCACGCTGCGGCGCTTTCCGTCCTTTCGGGCATCTTGCTTTCGAGTTGCGGCGATGGTGGTGGCGATCCGCCGGTGGTCATCCCGCCCAACCAGCCACCGACGCTCACGTCGGCGACTTCGGTTTCCACGGTTGAGAATGCAACGCTGGCCTTTCAGGCGACGGCGACCGACCCCGATGGCAATACGCTGACCTTTTCGATCGGGGGCACCGATGCGACGCGCTTTTCGATCACCGCAAGCGGGCTTCTGAATTTCCTCTCCGCGCCCGATTTCGACAACCCCGCCGACGAGAATGGCGATAATATCTATCTGATACAAATCTCGGTAAGCGACGGAAGGACCAGCGTATCACAGCCTCTGGCTGTCACGGTGACGAACAGCCGCGAAGGCATAGTGGTCAATCGCATCTTCGCCGGCCTCGAACAGACTGTCACAATGTCGGCGATACCGGGCGATTCACGCCTTTTCGTGGCCGAGGGCGACGGCTCGATCTATTATTTCGATCCGGCGGCGAGAACACGAACATTATATACCCGCGTCATAAGCAAGAGCGGATTCAGATCGGCCGGCCTGTTGAACATGGCTGCATCGCCCGATTATGCGAACGATGGCCTGCTGTATGTCTCGCTCCAGACCCCGACCGAAACCTCGGTCTATGCACTGGACCGCGCGAAGGCCGATCCGGGCTCGGCAAGCAATTCCATCGAAGTCGCCACCTTCCCTCAACAGGTCCTCCCGATCACGCAGGCCGGCTGGCTGGGCTTCGCGCCCAACGGCGACCTATATTATGGCCGGGGCGCCGCGCGTTATACCAACAATGACGAAGGCGCGCACGCCGACGACACCTACCGCGGCAAGCTCATCCGCATCCGCCGCAACGCCTCCCCCGGAGCGCCATCGCAATATAGCTATGACCTGGCTGCGAAGGGTCTATTCGGACCGGCAAGCGGCACCTTCGTCGGAAACACGCTCCTGATTGGCGATACCGGCCTCAAGGTGACAGGGGAAATCGATCGTTTCGATATCAACGGACCGGTCGTTAGTTTCGGATATCCTTACCGCGAGGGCAATACCGCCGTATTTCCCCCCGAGCCGGCTGGCCTGATCGCGCCCGTGCTGGAGATCGCCTTCGGCGCAGGATTAAAACAGAGCGGCGGCATCATCTTGGGACCCGTGTATAACGGGCCGATTACTTCGCTTCGCGGGCAATTGATCTTCGCCGATGCCCAACTGCTCAACGGCAATAGCATGGGGAGCATCTGGACGATCGACGCCAGTCAACTGCTCGGCGCGACGACAACGCTTCCGTCTGCCGCCTACTCCTTACGCAAGGCGGATTTCACGCCCAATAGCGGGGGGATGTCTGCAGTCAGGAGCTTTGCCGCGACCGCCGACGGGAAGCTGTTCATTCTCGACCGCGGCGGCTCGATCTATGAAGTCGTCGCCGGAAGCTAG
- the infC gene encoding translation initiation factor IF-3, with protein MTRRPMAPMPPKNGPRYNEFIASPKVRVIDEEGENLGVMLTAEAIEQAAEVGLDLVEVSPNADPPVCKFLDVGKFKYEAQKKANLARKSQKTQEIKEIKMRPNIDDHDFDVKMKKVFDFLEEGDKVKMTMRFRGREMSHTQLGLNVLQRVAELTSEIAKVEAHPRTEGRQMLMVIAPK; from the coding sequence ATGACCCGTCGCCCAATGGCACCGATGCCGCCGAAAAACGGCCCGCGTTACAACGAATTTATCGCCTCCCCCAAAGTCCGCGTGATCGACGAGGAAGGCGAAAATCTGGGCGTGATGCTGACGGCCGAAGCGATCGAGCAGGCGGCCGAGGTTGGTCTCGACCTGGTGGAAGTATCCCCGAACGCCGATCCGCCGGTGTGCAAGTTCCTCGACGTCGGCAAGTTCAAATATGAGGCGCAGAAAAAGGCGAACCTCGCACGCAAGAGCCAGAAGACGCAGGAAATCAAAGAGATCAAGATGCGTCCGAATATCGACGATCATGATTTCGATGTGAAGATGAAGAAGGTCTTCGACTTCCTCGAGGAAGGCGACAAGGTCAAGATGACCATGCGTTTCCGCGGCCGCGAAATGAGCCACACGCAGCTCGGCCTCAACGTGCTCCAGCGCGTTGCCGAATTGACGTCGGAAATCGCGAAGGTCGAGGCGCATCCGCGCACCGAAGGCCGCCAGATGCTGATGGTCATCGCGCCGAAATAG